DNA from Romeriopsis navalis LEGE 11480:
CCCCAAACACGTCAAGGAGCTAAATGCGGTATTGATGATTGAGCAAAGTTTGCTCTCACACCATCTCAAGGTCCTGCGGGATGAAGGATTTGTACGATCGAGCCGGGATGGCAAGACAATGCTGTACGAATTAGTTTCTTCATTCAAGGACAAGCAGAGATTGGATTTGCAGTGCTGCATTGTCGCATTTGATGCGTTTTGAGTGGAGATCGATTTATAGTCACGTCATTGCGATTAATTCCCATGAGACAATTGCATCGTTTTTTGCCGTTCTCGATCGGCGCACTGCTGCTGCTGTCAGCTTGTGACAAGCCACCGAACTCCGCAAATGCCGCGAATAAGCTTGTCGTCACCGGTTCAAGTACCGTTGCGCCATTGCTATCGGAAATTGCCAAACGCTATGAAGCGAATCATGCCGGTGTCCGCATCGATGTGCAGACGGGTGGTTCGTCACGCGGGATTGCGGATGCCCGACAAGGGGTGGCCCAGATCGGTATGGTGTCACGATCGCTCAAAAGCACCGAAAATGACCTGCAGGCATTTATGATCGCCAAGGATGGCATTGCGGTGATTCTGCATGAACAGAACCCCGTTGCCAAATTAAGCAATCAACAAATCGTCGAGATTTATACGAAGCAAATCACCAACTGGCAGCAGCTAGGTGGCCGAGATGCCCCGATTACGGTGGTGCATAAAGCGGCTGGCCGATCGACGCTGGAATTATTTGTGAGTCATTTCAAGCTGAAGCCAACTGCGGTGAAACCCGATGTGATTATTGGTGATAACGAGCAGGGGATTAAAACGGTGGCCGGTAATCCCAACGCGATCGGCTACGTGTCGATTGGTACGGCGGAATACAGCGTTAAGCACCAAGTGCCGGTGAAGCTAATTCCGCTGGATGGTGTGGCAGCGTCGATTGCCAATGTACAGAATGGCAAGTTTCCTTTGGCTCGATCGCTGAATTTAGTCACGAAATCTGCCCCGCAGGGATTCCAAAAGGAATTTATTGATTTTGCGCGTTCCAAGGAGGTCCGGGATCTTGTTCAAGCGCAATACTTTGTGCCGGTACAGCCTTGAGGTTGGGTTTATTTACGGCTTGCGATTGCTGACGGCGATCGCGGCGGTTGTAGTGCTGTTTATTGTGGGGTTCCTGATCGTGGAAGCCTGGCCAGTGCTGCGCCAAATTGCTGTAAGCCGGTTCTTGCGTGATCAGTCATGGCATCCGGTGAGCGGGCAGTATAATCTGCTGCCAATGATTATTGGAACATCGAGTGTAACGTTTGGCGCAATGCTTTTAGCGGTGCCCTTTGGATTAGCTTCGGGGATCTTTTGCCAATACTATGCGCCGGACTGGTTAGCGCGGATTTACCGTCGATTGATTGAGCTACTGGCGGGGATTCCTTCGGTGGTATATGGCTTTTGGGGTTTGGTGGTCTTGGTTCCATTGATTGGGCAAGTGCATCCGCCGGGGCCGAGTTTGCTGGCGGGGATTTTGATTTTGGCGTTGATGATTATGCCGACGATCGCCCTGATTACCGATTCGAGTTTGGCGACGGTACCGGCTCGTTATTTGTGGGGGGCGCAGGCGTTAGGTTTGAGTCGTTGGGGGATTGTGCGCGGTGTGGCGTTACCTGCGGCCCGATCGGGCATTTTGGCGGGAATTGTGTTGGCGTTGGGACGAGCGATCGGGGAGACGATGGCGGTGCTGATGGTCTGCGGCAATGTAGTGCAGGTACCAGATAGTTTGTTTGCACCAGTACGGACGTTGACGGCGAATATGGCGTTGGAGATGGCCTATGCGACGGATTTACATCGATCGGCGTTGTTTGTCAGTGGGTTGGTGTTGATGGGTTGCATTGGGGTGTTGGTGTTTGTCGCGGATCAGGTGGGGCGGTATGGGTAGAGGATTGTTGGTGGGTGCCAGCGTTGGTGATCCCCCTAAATCCCCCTTCAAAAGGGGGACTTTGAGCCGCGATCGATTGGCCGCTGGGTTGATTTGGTTCGCGGTGGTTGGGGTGGCAGCGGCTTTATGCTGGATGTTGTGGGATGTTGTGGGACAGGGAATGGGGGTGTTGTCTTGGGAATTTTTGACGGGTAGTCCGATCGATGCGGGACGTGCGGGCGGGATTGCGCCGATTTTAGTTTCGACCGGGTTGATTGTGGGGGTTTGTTTAGCGGTGTCGGTGCCGTTGGCCTTGGGGACGGCGATTTTGTTGGTGGAGTTTAGTGGGCCGCAGTCGCGGTGGCATCGGTGGGTGCAGTTGAGTCTGGATATGTTGGCGGGGGTGCCATCGATCGTGTTTGGACTGTTTGGTAATGCTTGTTTTAGTAAGTTGTTTGGTTTGGGGTTTTCGATTTTGGCGGGGGGACTGACGTTGGCTTGTATGGTGTTGCCGATTTTGATTAGATCGACGCAGGTGGGATTGCGAGCGGTGCCGGAGGATTATCGCCGATCGGGTGCAGCGTTGGGTTTGTCGAGATTGGCAGTGTTGCGGCGGGTGCTGTTGCCAATGGCTTTGCCGGGAATAGTGGCGGGGTTACTGTTGGGGATTGGCCGGGCGATCGCTGAGACGGCGGCGTTGATTTTTACCAGCGGGTATGTCGATCGACTGCCGAGTTCGCTACTGGATTCGGGGCGGGCGATTTCGGTACATATCTTTGATTTGGCGATGAATATTCCGGGGGGTGAGTCGATGGCCTATGGTTCGGCGTTGGTGTTGGTGTTGGCGCTAGTGGGGATTAATACGTTGGTGTCGCTGTTGGCAGATTGGTGGCGACGGGTTTGGTTGGGTGGTGTATCGTGATGCCTCATCCACCGAGTTTAGCAACCCAAAATTTGACGTTGCGCTATGGGCGTAAGGTTGCAGTCGAGAATGTCAATCTGACGGTGCCCGCTGGAAAAATCACGGCGTTGATTGGACCTTCGGGCTGTGGGAAGACGAGTTTTTTGAATTGTTTGAATCGGTTGGTGGAGTTGACGCCCCAGGCAAAGGTGACGGGGCAAGTGTTGTTGGGGGATGTGGATATTCGATCGATACCCGTGGTGACGTTGCGCCGTCGGGTGGGGATGTTATTTCAGCAGCCGAACCCGTTTCCTTTGTCGATCTATGAGAATTTGGCGTTTCCACTGCGGGAACATGGGCTGCGGGATAAAGTGGCGATCACGGGAACGATCGAGGCGAGTTTGCGGCAGGTGGGACTGTGGGATGAGATTTGCGATCGGTTGAAGCATCCGGCGTTGGCGCTGTCGGGTGGACAGCAGCAGCGGTTGTGTTTGGCGCGGGCCTTGGCGTTGAAGCCGCAGGTGATTTTGATGGATGAGCCTTGTAGCGCGTTGGACCCGCTGTCGAGTGAGATTGTGGAGTCGTTGATGCGGGATTTGCGAGGGGAATATACGCTGCTGGTGGTGACGCATAATTTGGCTCAGGCCCGGCGGATTGCCGACCAGACGGCGCTGTTTTGGGCGGTGGATGGGGTGGGGAAGTTGGTGGAGATGGGAGATACAGAGCAGATCTTTGATCAGCCGCAGGATGATTTGACTGCGGCGTACGTGACGGGGCGAAAAGGTTAAGGATGAGCATCCCGAGCCCAATCAACCAGGCGCGGCGGGGCGCATCGTTGGTAAATCGATTGCAAGGGATCGCCTAAGCGATATGATTGCAATCGATGACCCTGAAGCCGACTTTTCCGCGTCGGGGAATTTTTGCGCTATCTTTGGGAAAGTGCGATTTCCCGGAGATATTAGGCGATGGCATCGAAGATTTTGCAATTTTTGACGACAGATGTCCGTGAGCTGAATTGGAAACAGGCGACGGCGGTGACTAAAACAGCGGCGGACACCGGAAAAGCTGTTTTGGATCTAGCAAAGATTGTCAAGGAAAAGCAAGGGGATTTAGAAAAGGCGAAGGATGCGATCGCCCCCTATGTCAGCGAAATGTCGTCGCTGCTGGATGTGCTGAATTCACCGATCGCTTCAGTGGTGAAGTATACGATTCCGTTTGCGCCGATCGCGGTGACAATTTTGCAGATTATTTGTGAGGCAACGAAGCGGGAACCGACGCTGGAGCAATGTGTAGCGTTGATGACGCAAGTAGCGTATTTGCAGAGTTTGCAGGATACCTTTGGGACGAAGGCAGGTAAGACATTGTTGGGTCGCTTGAAGCCGGAGCAGGCTACGGAGCAGGTGCAGGCGAAGATCCGGGAGTTGGGGAATCTCAGCTTGGATCGGCGTGGGGCGGAGCAGGTGATTGCGGCGTTTGCGGAGACGGAGTTGGCGCAGAAGTTTAATGGGGTGTTGGTGTCACGGTTGGTGGATGCAGGGATGGAACAGGCGCAGTCGGAGACCTGGGCACAGCGGGTGGCGTGGAATACGCCGAGATTTTTTAATCAGGCTGTGGCGGACGCGGAAGATAAAGTCAAGACGCTGGCGAAAATGTTTAGTAATGGCGGGCGGGAGATGCTGGAGCGATCGTACAGCATCGATCGCTATCTTGCGGAAGAGATTCAGCCATTGCCGCAGGAGCTAATTTTTGATGAGACGGATTTGCGCTATCGCGATATTTATGTATCGTTGCAGGCGCAACCGTTGATGCAGGATGGGAGTAAAGCTAGATATCAATCACCTGTTCGACTTGAGCAACGCATCTCAGAATTACTGGCTTACGATCGCAAGTCCAATGAAAT
Protein-coding regions in this window:
- a CDS encoding ArsR/SmtB family transcription factor → MSSLKVCSAEFCAHKFQILADTTRLSVLQCLMDGPKHVKELNAVLMIEQSLLSHHLKVLRDEGFVRSSRDGKTMLYELVSSFKDKQRLDLQCCIVAFDAF
- a CDS encoding phosphate ABC transporter substrate-binding protein: MRQLHRFLPFSIGALLLLSACDKPPNSANAANKLVVTGSSTVAPLLSEIAKRYEANHAGVRIDVQTGGSSRGIADARQGVAQIGMVSRSLKSTENDLQAFMIAKDGIAVILHEQNPVAKLSNQQIVEIYTKQITNWQQLGGRDAPITVVHKAAGRSTLELFVSHFKLKPTAVKPDVIIGDNEQGIKTVAGNPNAIGYVSIGTAEYSVKHQVPVKLIPLDGVAASIANVQNGKFPLARSLNLVTKSAPQGFQKEFIDFARSKEVRDLVQAQYFVPVQP
- the pstC gene encoding phosphate ABC transporter permease subunit PstC yields the protein MFKRNTLCRYSLEVGFIYGLRLLTAIAAVVVLFIVGFLIVEAWPVLRQIAVSRFLRDQSWHPVSGQYNLLPMIIGTSSVTFGAMLLAVPFGLASGIFCQYYAPDWLARIYRRLIELLAGIPSVVYGFWGLVVLVPLIGQVHPPGPSLLAGILILALMIMPTIALITDSSLATVPARYLWGAQALGLSRWGIVRGVALPAARSGILAGIVLALGRAIGETMAVLMVCGNVVQVPDSLFAPVRTLTANMALEMAYATDLHRSALFVSGLVLMGCIGVLVFVADQVGRYG
- the pstA gene encoding phosphate ABC transporter permease PstA, which produces MGRGLLVGASVGDPPKSPFKRGTLSRDRLAAGLIWFAVVGVAAALCWMLWDVVGQGMGVLSWEFLTGSPIDAGRAGGIAPILVSTGLIVGVCLAVSVPLALGTAILLVEFSGPQSRWHRWVQLSLDMLAGVPSIVFGLFGNACFSKLFGLGFSILAGGLTLACMVLPILIRSTQVGLRAVPEDYRRSGAALGLSRLAVLRRVLLPMALPGIVAGLLLGIGRAIAETAALIFTSGYVDRLPSSLLDSGRAISVHIFDLAMNIPGGESMAYGSALVLVLALVGINTLVSLLADWWRRVWLGGVS
- a CDS encoding phosphate ABC transporter ATP-binding protein — translated: MPHPPSLATQNLTLRYGRKVAVENVNLTVPAGKITALIGPSGCGKTSFLNCLNRLVELTPQAKVTGQVLLGDVDIRSIPVVTLRRRVGMLFQQPNPFPLSIYENLAFPLREHGLRDKVAITGTIEASLRQVGLWDEICDRLKHPALALSGGQQQRLCLARALALKPQVILMDEPCSALDPLSSEIVESLMRDLRGEYTLLVVTHNLAQARRIADQTALFWAVDGVGKLVEMGDTEQIFDQPQDDLTAAYVTGRKG